From Thermomonas sp. XSG, one genomic window encodes:
- the waaA gene encoding lipid IV(A) 3-deoxy-D-manno-octulosonic acid transferase, which translates to MQADLTERVLRGLYSAALYLLVPITLYHLVWRGFRQRAYLQRWDERYASYPETVPAAPLWLHAVSVGEVNAAAPLVNRLRALRPDLQLVVTTITPTGSERVRALWGDAVTHVYLPYDLPGAVGRFLDRFQPVMALIVETELWPNLLFGCRDRGIPTYILNARLSARSLRGYRVLGPLIRRALGSVHRVAAQSEDDARRFLELGALPERMQVTGNLKFDMAAVDSGAFVDEFQAALGVARPVWIAASTHEDEEAPVLSAHRALRGSHPDALLLWAPRHPERFRAAVQGARDAGFAVASRSEEGWPGAETGVFVIDTLGELLRFYACAQVAFVGGSLQAIGGHNLLEPAATGTAILTGPHLHNFADIARRLREAGAMRIVADAPALAASLRTLFDDAGARRQLAANAARLLEDGRGALARTLAMIEPALPAAGPANGKSGASPAL; encoded by the coding sequence ATGCAGGCCGATCTCACCGAACGCGTGCTGCGCGGCCTGTATTCGGCCGCGCTGTACCTGCTTGTGCCGATCACGCTGTACCACCTGGTCTGGCGCGGCTTCCGCCAACGTGCCTACCTGCAGCGCTGGGACGAGCGCTACGCCAGTTATCCCGAAACAGTGCCCGCGGCGCCGCTGTGGCTGCACGCGGTGTCGGTGGGCGAGGTCAACGCCGCGGCGCCGCTGGTGAACCGGCTGCGCGCGCTGCGCCCCGACCTGCAGCTGGTGGTCACCACCATCACCCCCACCGGCTCCGAACGGGTGCGCGCGCTGTGGGGCGATGCGGTCACCCACGTGTACCTGCCGTATGACCTGCCCGGCGCGGTGGGGCGCTTCCTCGACCGCTTCCAGCCGGTGATGGCGCTGATCGTGGAAACCGAACTGTGGCCGAACCTGTTGTTCGGCTGCCGCGACCGCGGTATTCCCACCTACATCCTCAACGCGCGGTTGTCGGCGCGCTCGCTGCGCGGCTACCGCGTGCTCGGGCCGCTGATCCGGCGCGCGCTGGGCAGCGTGCACCGGGTGGCCGCGCAGTCCGAGGATGATGCGCGCCGGTTCCTCGAGCTGGGCGCGCTGCCCGAGCGCATGCAGGTCACCGGTAACCTGAAGTTCGACATGGCGGCGGTGGACAGCGGTGCCTTCGTCGATGAATTCCAGGCAGCGCTGGGTGTGGCGCGGCCAGTATGGATCGCCGCCAGCACCCACGAGGACGAGGAGGCCCCGGTGCTCAGCGCCCATCGTGCGCTGCGCGGGAGCCATCCCGACGCGCTGCTGCTGTGGGCACCGCGACATCCGGAACGCTTCCGCGCCGCAGTGCAGGGCGCGCGTGATGCCGGCTTCGCGGTGGCTTCGCGCAGCGAGGAGGGCTGGCCGGGGGCGGAAACCGGGGTGTTCGTGATCGACACCCTCGGGGAACTGCTGCGCTTCTATGCCTGCGCCCAGGTGGCCTTCGTCGGCGGCAGCCTGCAGGCGATCGGCGGGCACAACCTGCTGGAGCCTGCGGCCACCGGCACCGCCATCCTCACCGGCCCGCACCTGCACAATTTCGCCGACATCGCGCGGCGCCTGCGCGAGGCGGGCGCGATGCGGATCGTCGCCGATGCGCCGGCGCTGGCCGCTTCGCTGCGCACGCTGTTCGACGATGCCGGCGCACGCCGGCAGCTGGCCGCCAACGCGGCGCGGCTGCTGGAAGACGGGCGCGGCGCGCTGGCGCGCACGCTGGCGATGATCGAGCCAGCGTTGCCGGCG
- a CDS encoding O-antigen ligase family protein yields the protein MNAQTMQPGGLAEWRWAPAWVLTFVALWPARGIAEAVLVLGALAGLVRLVGSRFRGGGALLSGPAWALTSVLFAAYWLPELIAAIDARDRLHAFSEVLTDLRYLPFLWVAAAAVASEAGRRRTFGGLAVIALAWTLDALVEAGTGTSPLFWLLDQAKHAVSGHGMCTAGEAEAADRLAGVLGPCNLKLGIVLASLSPFALAAARQRLGQLGWLAAASAIGLVVILAGSRASWLTYGLVLLWTGWRALGWRKLMAVFVAGALMLVAANALSPQVRERVQRTTLALTAQPDGVDAALSGRGRIWSAALCMVREHPLNGVGPRAFRDEFPACDPQPGKPAAWGTGAAFHAHQIVLEVLSETGIIGLLLWLAGAALGWRAWCYADAGARERARPAMLALAVSVFPLNTHLAAYSTFWGSVLLLLAALYAGSLWGREAPAVPPQS from the coding sequence ATGAACGCACAGACGATGCAGCCCGGCGGCCTGGCCGAATGGCGCTGGGCGCCTGCCTGGGTCCTGACCTTCGTGGCCCTGTGGCCGGCGCGCGGGATTGCCGAGGCGGTGCTGGTGCTGGGCGCGCTGGCCGGCCTGGTGCGGCTGGTCGGCAGCCGCTTCCGCGGCGGCGGTGCGCTGCTTAGCGGGCCGGCGTGGGCGCTGACGTCGGTGCTGTTCGCCGCCTATTGGCTGCCCGAACTCATCGCCGCGATCGACGCACGCGATCGCCTACACGCCTTCAGCGAGGTGCTGACCGACCTGCGTTACCTGCCGTTCCTGTGGGTCGCCGCGGCGGCCGTCGCCAGCGAGGCAGGCCGCCGCCGCACCTTCGGTGGCCTGGCGGTCATCGCGCTGGCATGGACGCTGGACGCGCTGGTCGAGGCGGGCACCGGCACCAGCCCGCTGTTCTGGCTGCTGGACCAGGCCAAGCATGCGGTCAGTGGCCACGGCATGTGCACCGCCGGCGAAGCGGAGGCGGCGGACCGCCTGGCGGGCGTGCTGGGGCCCTGCAACCTCAAGCTGGGCATCGTGCTGGCCAGCCTGTCGCCGTTCGCGCTGGCGGCAGCGCGGCAGCGGCTGGGCCAGCTGGGCTGGCTGGCCGCGGCGTCGGCGATCGGGCTGGTGGTGATCCTGGCAGGCTCGCGGGCCTCATGGCTGACCTACGGGCTGGTGCTGCTGTGGACCGGCTGGCGCGCGCTCGGCTGGCGCAAGCTGATGGCGGTGTTCGTGGCCGGTGCGCTGATGCTGGTGGCGGCCAATGCGCTGTCGCCGCAGGTGCGCGAGCGTGTGCAGCGCACCACGCTGGCGCTGACCGCGCAGCCGGATGGCGTGGACGCTGCGCTGTCCGGGCGCGGCCGGATCTGGTCGGCGGCACTGTGCATGGTGCGCGAGCATCCGCTCAATGGCGTCGGTCCGCGCGCCTTCCGCGATGAGTTCCCCGCCTGCGACCCGCAACCGGGCAAACCGGCGGCCTGGGGCACCGGCGCCGCCTTCCATGCTCACCAGATCGTGCTGGAAGTGCTCAGCGAAACCGGCATCATCGGCCTGTTGTTGTGGCTGGCCGGCGCCGCGCTGGGCTGGCGCGCCTGGTGCTATGCCGATGCCGGTGCGCGCGAACGCGCGCGTCCGGCGATGCTGGCGCTGGCGGTCAGCGTGTTTCCGCTCAATACCCATCTGGCCGCGTATTCGACCTTCTGGGGCAGCGTGCTGCTGCTGCTGGCGGCCCTGTACGCCGGCAGCCTGTGGGGCCGCGAGGCGCCGGCGGTGCCGCCTCAGTCGTAG
- the lpxL gene encoding LpxL/LpxP family Kdo(2)-lipid IV(A) lauroyl/palmitoleoyl acyltransferase: protein MTSTPPDRPSFAPRHWPVWLGVGLCMALARLPWGLQRAMGAAVGWLALRLLPDRREAARTNLALCLPELDGPAREALLRANFRDVGIGLFEFARAWWGEVAPMRASARIEGLEILQRLQAEGRGVLLVSGHFMTLELCGRLLCDHVPLAGMYRKHRSPVMEWAVLRGRLRYASAMFGNGDTRAAIRHLKRGGVLWYAPDQDMRGKDTVFAPFFGIPAATITATHQFARMTGCAVVPFFHRREGADYVLQVGQPLSPFPTDDAVADTAAVNAAIEAMVRQAPSQYLWLHRRFKRQPDGRSRYD from the coding sequence ATGACTTCGACTCCACCCGACCGCCCGTCGTTCGCCCCGCGCCACTGGCCGGTCTGGCTGGGCGTTGGCCTGTGCATGGCGCTGGCGCGCCTGCCCTGGGGACTGCAGCGCGCCATGGGCGCCGCGGTCGGCTGGCTGGCACTGCGCCTGCTGCCGGACCGGCGCGAGGCCGCGCGCACCAACCTCGCGCTATGCCTGCCGGAACTGGATGGCCCCGCGCGCGAAGCGCTGCTGCGCGCCAACTTCCGCGACGTCGGCATCGGCCTGTTCGAATTCGCCCGCGCCTGGTGGGGCGAGGTCGCGCCGATGCGCGCCAGCGCCCGCATCGAGGGCTTGGAGATCCTCCAGCGCCTGCAGGCCGAAGGCCGCGGCGTGCTGCTGGTGTCCGGGCACTTCATGACCCTGGAATTGTGCGGCCGCCTGCTGTGCGACCACGTGCCGCTGGCCGGCATGTACCGCAAGCACCGCAGTCCGGTGATGGAATGGGCGGTGCTGCGCGGCCGCCTGCGCTATGCCAGCGCGATGTTCGGCAACGGCGATACCCGCGCGGCCATCCGCCACCTCAAGCGCGGCGGCGTGCTCTGGTACGCGCCCGACCAGGACATGCGCGGCAAGGACACCGTGTTCGCGCCGTTCTTCGGCATTCCCGCCGCCACCATCACCGCCACCCACCAGTTCGCACGCATGACCGGCTGCGCGGTGGTGCCGTTCTTCCACCGCCGCGAGGGCGCGGACTACGTGCTGCAGGTGGGCCAGCCGCTGTCGCCGTTCCCCACCGACGATGCGGTGGCCGACACCGCCGCGGTCAATGCGGCGATCGAGGCGATGGTGCGGCAGGCGCCCAGCCAGTACCTGTGGCTGCACCGGCGCTTCAAGCGCCAGCCGGACGGGCGCTCGCGCTACGACTGA